In one window of Zhongshania aliphaticivorans DNA:
- a CDS encoding GTP-binding protein translates to MDNIYNKLAIVGEVGAGKTQLINTISEISPFATEAKSSVDIGKEYTTVGIDYGRLSLDANIALGLFGLPGQKRFSILWDMVNTSLWGLVILVKFSKNGTNIDSLHDVLDHFQPAKSQTPLVIGISHTEHASTEDIDRLSVILEDTILSHSLSAPILPVDPRCIESSLMLLQVLDALNSVNEDEGVQCDGIE, encoded by the coding sequence ATGGATAATATTTACAACAAATTAGCGATTGTCGGCGAAGTAGGCGCTGGCAAAACTCAGCTAATTAATACCATTAGCGAAATCTCACCTTTTGCAACTGAAGCAAAATCTTCAGTTGATATTGGTAAAGAATACACAACTGTTGGAATCGATTATGGCCGCCTATCATTAGACGCCAATATTGCCCTGGGTTTATTCGGTCTACCGGGCCAAAAACGCTTTTCAATATTATGGGATATGGTTAACACTTCGCTCTGGGGGCTAGTTATACTCGTTAAATTTTCGAAAAATGGCACAAATATCGACTCTCTTCATGATGTTCTCGATCACTTCCAGCCAGCCAAGTCACAAACACCCTTAGTGATAGGAATTAGTCATACCGAACACGCAAGTACGGAAGATATTGACCGTTTATCCGTCATCCTTGAAGACACAATTCTTAGCCATTCGCTATCCGCTCCTATTCTTCCTGTAGATCCAAGATGCATTGAATCATCATTAATGCTTCTACAAGTTCTTGATGCACTAAATTCTGTAAATGAAGACGAAGGAGTCCAATGCGATGGCATTGAGTAA
- a CDS encoding roadblock/LC7 domain-containing protein, producing the protein MALSKQLTSDLHQLFIEYAENDYALDMISLATTDGFPVHHFSRLHDELDIETMAAAASTLYSVSNAVAKQILSKQFKITFIESEQGNIAFVSLKINDQDFVLSMSASNAMNIANLRLLINRLATKICTLDLPNIA; encoded by the coding sequence ATGGCATTGAGTAAACAATTAACAAGCGATCTGCACCAACTGTTTATCGAATATGCTGAGAACGATTACGCTCTGGATATGATCTCATTAGCAACGACAGATGGATTTCCCGTTCATCATTTTTCCCGCTTACATGATGAACTCGATATTGAAACCATGGCAGCGGCTGCCAGCACGCTATACTCCGTCAGCAATGCCGTCGCAAAACAAATACTATCGAAGCAATTTAAAATTACATTTATAGAATCAGAACAGGGCAATATTGCCTTTGTTTCCTTAAAAATAAACGATCAAGATTTTGTTTTATCCATGTCCGCCAGTAACGCCATGAATATCGCAAACTTGCGCTTATTAATTAATAGACTAGCAACAAAAATATGCACCTTAGATTTACCCAATATAGCGTAA